The genomic interval GCTCTTCAAAGCGGACAAGCCAACTTTAGCACGTTCCTTATTCACTAAGTCGACAACTTGTGATTGATAAGCACTCAAATTGGAAGCTCCTGTGTCGGTACCTGTGCCTGGTTTTGTTTCAGTTCCTGTGCCAGTTCCTGGTTTTGTTACTGTTCCAGTACCTGTTCCTGGTTTTGTTACTGTTCCAGTACCTGTTCCTGGTTTTGTTACTGTTCCAGTACCTGTTCCTGGTTTTGTTACTGTTCCAGTACCTGTTCCCGGTTTTGTTACTGTTCCAGTACCTGTTCCCGGTTTTGTTACTGTTCCAGTGCCTGTTCCCGGATTAGTGTTACCGCCTGTTGTAGGCCATTGAATGAAGCTGCCATTCAAAAGCTTGCTAATATCTATTCCATATTTATCACCGATCTGTTTGATCGTATCTTGGCTAATGAGGCATGGTTGTTGAATCGTGGAGAAAGTTTTCACAGCCGGTGCTGCACCTGCCGTTGGAGCCGTAAAACCTGCGCCGATCACCGTTGCTGCGATTATGCCAGCGACACCTACACGTATTGGTTGCATCTTCATGAATGAATCCTCCTAATAAGATAAGTTTTTGTAAAAAAGCGTCTGACGACTGAAGCTTTTTCAGCTGCGCATTCGTTTTGTTTGCGCATCGTTCTTCCTGACGCCACTTATCTTACCATGGGGTTTTTGGTGTTTCATGACACAAAAACTGGTAATCGTGTGAAAATAGCTAGCAAAACAGTACCATTACTGCTTTATGAGAATATGCTCATCACCGTTTTTTGCTGCTTTTAGAGCTGTCCGCTAGCTTTTCGAAGCTCATTTGCGAGCCGATGAATTTCATCTTTCTCCGCTTTTGTGGTTGCTGCAAACCATGCTGGAGAGAGCCAAGTAGAGATAATTTTGTTAGCATCCGCTGCGTTCATATCAACATCCCTCCAGTCGCGAACAAGCTCTAAGAAAGCCGCTTTGTTAACTGAACTTCCTGGACATGTTTTCGCTGGATTCATTTCGCGATGAAACAAAATTTGACTGTCTGGCAGCTTCCACATGGCAGCAATTTGACTTGTCAGCTTAACGGCTGAAGCAAGCTGAGCACCTTCCAGCTTCTCAGCTCCAACATCAAAATTACCGATCATCTCGAACATAAACGGATGTATGCGGTCTGGATCAGGGTCATTGTAGCCAACAGCAGAGGCCGGCGCCTCCAGAAGAGAACGACCCTCCCATATATAGCCGTCAGGGTCGATCGTTGCGTGCTGGGCGATATCACCCCAATTTTGTGTAATCGCATGAAACCGCCACATCCCTTGAATGATTTTCATTTTATCCGCAGCTCTGCGATAATCCACAATAGTCGGCTTCCATGTTCCATGCACATGAATCTGCGAAAACTTCACTTTTGATACGAATGGTTTCAAATACTCAACATACTCCGCAAAAGTAAACCTTTGAAAATATTTGCGCTCTACGACCATTCCGTTTCGCATCCCCTCGATAAACAATTGCTATATTTTATGCGATACATGAATGAATCGAGACGGCAAACACATAAAAAAAAGCAAGCCATGGATAAATTCCACGACTTGCTTCTTGTTTATAAATCTATTTTTGCTTATCGAGTGCCGAGTTTGATGTTGCCCGTCTCCGACTCCATGCTTATTTTGATATCACCGCTGCCGATTACACCTTCAATGTGATTTTCCGTTTCCTTGTTAACTGAGAAACCATCCCAATCCACCTTGCTGTTTCCGGTATCCTTCTTGATACTTATAAAAGCCGAAGCAGGCTGTTTATTTGCATTTACGATAATATTCCCGGTATCCGTCTTAATTGTAAGATCGCTGCGCAATTCGTCTGTTTCAACTCGTACATTTCCCGTATCAGATTCTGCTTTTAGGATGC from Paenibacillus sp. FSL K6-3182 carries:
- a CDS encoding peptidoglycan recognition family protein codes for the protein MVVERKYFQRFTFAEYVEYLKPFVSKVKFSQIHVHGTWKPTIVDYRRAADKMKIIQGMWRFHAITQNWGDIAQHATIDPDGYIWEGRSLLEAPASAVGYNDPDPDRIHPFMFEMIGNFDVGAEKLEGAQLASAVKLTSQIAAMWKLPDSQILFHREMNPAKTCPGSSVNKAAFLELVRDWRDVDMNAADANKIISTWLSPAWFAATTKAEKDEIHRLANELRKASGQL
- a CDS encoding CAP domain-containing protein, producing the protein MKMQPIRVGVAGIIAATVIGAGFTAPTAGAAPAVKTFSTIQQPCLISQDTIKQIGDKYGIDISKLLNGSFIQWPTTGGNTNPGTGTGTVTKPGTGTGTVTKPGTGTGTVTKPGTGTGTVTKPGTGTGTVTKPGTGTGTVTKPGTGTGTETKPGTGTDTGASNLSAYQSQVVDLVNKERAKVGLSALKSDTLLTKVASEKARDMDVNNYFSHTSPTYGSPFDMMRSFGVTYSYAGENIASGQKTPQDVMTAWMNSPGHKANILSGNFTKIGVGYVNGEWVQMFIG